From the Scophthalmus maximus strain ysfricsl-2021 chromosome 11, ASM2237912v1, whole genome shotgun sequence genome, one window contains:
- the arhgef12a gene encoding rho guanine nucleotide exchange factor 12 isoform X4, whose amino-acid sequence MSDTQSSFTDRFPKKANRTSSILSKDHPPDKKPKSDKTSLPSNEFDPTEALVVQKSGSSSVLAEGKPESCGLVQRCVIIQKDENGFGLTVSGDNPVFVQLVKEDGAAMRAGVQTGDRIIKVNGTLVTHSNHIEVVKLIKSGSYVALTVLGRPPGLAQIPLSEAESEMLGVSISSPNSPATERPYSPQDRFSSTQPPWDDNSSVCNQRVDALQRMLLKEQQELQAMKEEYSRNPSPKLLKDIQEAKKHIPQLQGQLFKATGATQEAVPGGDADDGSMFESEHTLTSKGDNSTDMSWSSTPLSHRFGPGSPDSMCLRDTSGPSPKSTPRNSFNSCHSPEAEDTTDLDSLSPTTVSSSSSSRLVSQIIGAEDDYFDSDQEQTNGQCHSFNSIEQLKSRPAHLSAFLHHVISQFDPAPVLCYLYADLYKQTNSKETRRVFMDLHTFFIDRGANLKVAVPESISSDLDRRRTELIPEEINRQHVQTLQDSLLPDIQKNLEDFRQKRSMGLTVAEAELIRVDQERVRDRVTLERERSCAENIITKIEDILLTTQTTEEEKCTTMQYVIYTYMKHLGVRVKEPRSLESKRVRINFLPKIKKSIKTEKEGEEKVKKPRFPSILGPQRRPSRVEAGPVGKALDSRPRPQKQLSQPSLGATEHMEPGRLRGSQSSEGSELTHSMSVNTSSPNSTTYSSDTSRDADIGGTPTSGPHRLSDGLQSDPLDGLPYPASHFDLYSLDQLQEDDRESERAHEGTPKAIRRLEGLGAADVQSEDDQGTDSEHDPPNWQQLVGQEVLAGLRPHEIKRQEVINELFYTERAHVRMLRVLDHVFYQKLSKEGILPPADIKNIFTNLEEILQLHVSILEQMAAVRKRNESSVIDQIGDDLLSWFSGGEEEKIKQAVGTFCSNQPFALEIIKTKQKKDSRFTSFIQEAESNRLCRRLQLKDIIPVEMQRLTKYPLLLENISKYTDNTVEKDKVKQAADCCRKILNHVNQAVKESEDKQRLEDYQRRLDLSSLKQTDNPMILELKNLDLTKRTMVHEGPLSWKVNKDKTIELYTLLLEDILVLLQKQDERLILKCHCKNLAGTADTKHIFSPIIKLNTVLVRSVATDNKSFFVLSMSDNGAQIYELMAPTVSDQRTWQRLIVQRADAMKVKPHSIIPLPQSDGERDDVEIIPAGVSRLSRDADRTSTGSTQSTDKESSPAPRGATQSSLPGNNPFERSKAEEEEVEEGFVDPELPYQVGEDGREGDSFNVFPSRADEALKTLAALKQVLVTQLMSQEAAEQTKRSTGARLLRTTSLRTPIDSRARVMVHNGSEKGSTQTEDLAQDLGSGDTGFFDSPDDYGYLVLEGYGGPGESSTDDDILASTTGKQLSTSQGCATDSGINLRFSSTSQAGSLSSFSRQVLSHLRNLQSNLNYLKEVEAKYNNLIRQRPERSAADTDGNKDKR is encoded by the exons CACTTGTTACACACTCAAACCACATTGAAGTGGTGAAGCTAATCAAAT CGGGCTCATATGTGGCCCTCACGGTGTTGGGGCGCCCTCCAGGGCTCGCCCAGATCCCTTTGTCTGAAGCAGAATCTGAAATGCTGGGCGTTAGCATTTCCTCTCCAAACTCTCCAGCAACCGAACGTCCCTACAGTCCTCAGGACCGCTTCTCTTCTACACAACCACCATGG gaTGATAATAGCAGTGTCTGCAACCAGAGGGTTGATGCCTTGCAAAGGATGCTCTTGaaagagcagcaggagctgcag GCCATGAAGGAGGAGTACAGCAGGAACCCCTCCCCCAAACTACTGAAAGACATCCAGGAAGctaaaaaacacattcctcaGCTGCAGGGTCAGCTCTTCAAGGCCACTGGGGCAACACAG GAGGCTGTTCCAGGCGGTGATGCAGATGATGGTAGCATGTTTGAGTCAGAGCACACTCTCACCTCTAAGGGAGACAACAGTACAGACATGTCCTGGAGCAGCACTCCT TTATCTCACAGATTTGGGCCTGGATCTCCAGACAGTATGTGTCTCAGAGACACATCAGGCCCCAGCCCAAAGAGCACGCCCAGGAACAGCTTCAACTCCTGCCACTCCCCAGAGGCAGAGGACACCACTGACCTG GACTCTCTGTCCCCCACCACAGTCAGcagttcctcttcttctcgCCTCGTCTCACAAATCATTGGAGCTGAGGACGACTACTTTGATTCAGACCAGGAACAG ACAAACGGCCAGTGTCACAGCTTTAACAGCATCGAGCAGCTCAAGTCTCGCCCCGCCCACCTCTCAGCCTTCCTTCACCACGTCATCTCTCAGTTTGACCCCGCTCCTGTG CTGTGCTACCTCTATGCTGACCTCTACAAGCAGACCAACTCCAAAGAGACCAGACGGGTGTTCATGGACCTCCACACCTTCTTCATTGACCGGGGAGCA AATTTGAAAGTTGCTGTTCCTGAATCCATCTCTTCCGATCTTG accGACGGCGAACAGAGCTGATCCCAGAGGAAATAAACCGACAACATGTTCAAACACTGCAGGACTCTCTGCTTCCTGACATCCAGAAGAACCTAGAGGATTTCAG GCAGAAGCGCAGTATGGGTCTTACTGTGGCCGAAGCAGAATTGATTAGAGTGGACCAAGAGCGAGTCAGAGACCGGGTCACTCTGGAACGAGAGCGCTCGTGCGCTGAAAACATCATCACCAAGATCGAGGATATCCT ATTAACTACTCagaccacagaggaagagaaatg CACTACAATGCAGTATGTCATCTATACATACATGAAGCACCTTGGTGTGAGGGTCAAGGAACCTCGCAGTCTGGAGTCCAAACGGGTCCGGATCAACTTTCTCCCCAAGATCAAG aaaagcataaagacagaaaaggaaggagaggagaaggtgaaaAAGCCCAGGTTTCCCAGTATCCTTGGACCTCAGCGTCGGCCCAGCCGCGTTGAAGCAGGACCAG TGGGTAAAGCCTTGGATAGTCGCCCCCGACCTCAGAAACAATTGTCTCAGCCTTCATTGGGTGCAACTGAGCACATGGAACCTGGCCGTTTAAGAGGCAGCCAATCAAGCGAGGGCTCTGAACTCACACACTCCATGTCCGTCAACACCTCATCACCAAACAGCACCACCTACAGCTCCGACACAAGCCGAGACGCTGATATAG GTGGAACTCCGACCTCAGGCCCCCACAGGCTGAGTGACGGCCTTCAGTCCGACCCTCTGGATGGGCTGCCATACCCCGCCTCGCACTTTGACCTCTACAGCCTGGACCAACTGCAAGAGGAcgacagagaaagtgaaag AGCCCATGAGGGAACACCAAAGGCAATAAGAAG GCTTGAGGGACTGGGTGCAGCTGATGTACAGAGTGAGGACGACCAGGGAACAGACTCTGAGCATGACCCCCCAAACTGGCAACAGCTGGTGGGACAAGAAGTCCTCGCAGGTCTCCGGCCTCATGAGATCAAGAGACAGGAAGTTATCAATG AGCTGTTCTACACGGAGCGTGCACACGTGCGGATGCTGAGAGTTTTGGACCACGTCTTCTACCAGAAGCTTTCCAAAGAGGGCATCCTCCCTCCTGCTGACATCAAGAACATCTTCACCAACTTGGAGGAGATTCTGCAGCTGCATg TTTCAATACTGGAGCAAATGGCAGCCGTTCGGAAGAGAAATGAGTCCTCAGTAATTGATCAGATAGGAGACGACTTGCTCTCTTGG TTCAgcggtggggaggaggagaagatcaaGCAGGCGGTGGGGACGTTCTGCAGTAACCAGCCGTTTGCTCTGGAGATCATCAAGACCAAGCAGAAGAAAGACTCCAGGTTCACTTCGTTCATCCAG gaggcagagagcaaCCGACTGTGCCGCAGACTGCAGCTCAAAGACATCATTCCTGTGGAGATGCAGCGGCTGACTAAGTACCCTCTTCTACTGGAAAACATCTCCAAGTACACAG ACAACACGGTGGAGAAGGACAAAGTGAAGCAGGCGGCAGACTGTTGTAGGAAGATTCTCAATCACGTCAACCAGGCTGTGAAGGAATCTGAGGACAAGCAG AGGCTGGAGGACTATCAGAGAAGACTGGACCTCTCCTCTCTAAAGCAGACGGACAACCCCATGATCCTGGAGCTAAAG AACCTGGATCTAACCAAGAGAACGATGGTGCACGAGGGGCCGCTGTCATGGAAAGTGAACAAGGACAAGACAATTG AACTGTACACTCTCCTCCTGGAGGACATCCTGGTTCTTCTCCAGAAACAGGACGAGCGTTTGATCCTCAAGTGTCACTGCAAAAACCTGGCAGGCACCGCCGATACCAAACACATATTCAGCCCCATCATCAAACTCAACACTGTGCTGGTGCGCTCCGTGGCCACAG ACAACAAGTCCTTTTTCGTGCTTTCCATGTCAGACAACGGCGCCCAGATCTACGAGCTGATGGCGCCCACAGTCTCAGATCAGAGAAC GTGGCAGCGTCTGATCGTTCAGAGAGCCGATGCCATGAAAGTCAAACCTCACAGCATCATACCGTTACCTCAGAGCGA TGGGGAGAGAGACGACGTGGAGATCATCCCCGCGGGTGTTTCAAGGCTGAGTAGAGATGCAGACCGCACGTCCACCGGCAGCACCCAGTCCACCG ATAAAGAGAGCAGTCCAGCCCCTAGAGGCGCGACACAGAGCTCTCTACCTGGTAATAATCCGTTTGAGAGGTcgaaggcagaggaagaggaggtggaggaagggtTCGTGGACCCAGAGCTTCCTTACCAAGTGGGCGAAGATGGCAGAGAAGGAGACTCGTTTAACGTGTTTCCCTCCAGAGCAGACGAAGCACTGAAAACAT TGGCGGCGTTAAAGCAGGTGTTGGTGACGCAGCTGATGTCCCAGGAGGCCGCAGAGCAAACCAAACGCTCCACGGGGGCTCGTCTCCTCAGGACTACCTCTCTGCGGACCCCCATCGACAGCCGCGCTCGCGTGATGGTCCACAACGGCTCGGAGAAGGgcagcacacagacagaggacCTAGCTCAGGACCTGGGCTCCGGGGACACGGGCTTCTTCGACTCCCCCGACGACTATG GATACCTGGTCCTGGAGGGTTACGGTGGCCCAGGGGAGAGCAGCACGGATGACGACATCTTGGCATCAACCACAGGGAAGCAGCTGAGCACCTCACAAGGCTGCGCCACGGACTCCGGCATCAACTTGAGGTTTTCTTCGACGTCACAGGCCGGCAGCCTCTCCTCGTTCAGCAGACAAGTCCTGTCTCACCTCAGAAACCTCCAGTCCAACCTAAACTATCTGAAG gagGTTGAGGCCAAGTATAATAATCTAATACGCCAAAGGCCAGAGAGGTCAGCAGCAGACACGGATGGAAACAAAG ATAAGAGATAG
- the arhgef12a gene encoding rho guanine nucleotide exchange factor 12 isoform X8 — MSDTQSSFTDRFPKKANRTSSILSKDHPPDKKPKSDKTSLPSNEFDPTEALVVQKSGSSSVLAEGKPESCGLVQRCVIIQKDENGFGLTVSGDNPVFVQLVKEDGAAMRAGVQTGDRIIKVNGTLVTHSNHIEVVKLIKSGSYVALTVLGRPPGLAQIPLSEAESEMLGVSISSPNSPATERPYSPQDRFSSTQPPWQDDNSSVCNQRVDALQRMLLKEQQELQAMKEEYSRNPSPKLLKDIQEAKKHIPQLQGQLFKATGATQLSHRFGPGSPDSMCLRDTSGPSPKSTPRNSFNSCHSPEAEDTTDLDSLSPTTVSSSSSSRLVSQIIGAEDDYFDSDQEQTNGQCHSFNSIEQLKSRPAHLSAFLHHVISQFDPAPVLCYLYADLYKQTNSKETRRVFMDLHTFFIDRGANLKVAVPESISSDLDRRRTELIPEEINRQHVQTLQDSLLPDIQKNLEDFRQKRSMGLTVAEAELIRVDQERVRDRVTLERERSCAENIITKIEDILLTTQTTEEEKCTTMQYVIYTYMKHLGVRVKEPRSLESKRVRINFLPKIKKSIKTEKEGEEKVKKPRFPSILGPQRRPSRVEAGPVGKALDSRPRPQKQLSQPSLGATEHMEPGRLRGSQSSEGSELTHSMSVNTSSPNSTTYSSDTSRDADIGGTPTSGPHRLSDGLQSDPLDGLPYPASHFDLYSLDQLQEDDRESERAHEGTPKAIRRLEGLGAADVQSEDDQGTDSEHDPPNWQQLVGQEVLAGLRPHEIKRQEVINELFYTERAHVRMLRVLDHVFYQKLSKEGILPPADIKNIFTNLEEILQLHVSILEQMAAVRKRNESSVIDQIGDDLLSWFSGGEEEKIKQAVGTFCSNQPFALEIIKTKQKKDSRFTSFIQEAESNRLCRRLQLKDIIPVEMQRLTKYPLLLENISKYTDNTVEKDKVKQAADCCRKILNHVNQAVKESEDKQRLEDYQRRLDLSSLKQTDNPMILELKNLDLTKRTMVHEGPLSWKVNKDKTIELYTLLLEDILVLLQKQDERLILKCHCKNLAGTADTKHIFSPIIKLNTVLVRSVATDNKSFFVLSMSDNGAQIYELMAPTVSDQRTWQRLIVQRADAMKVKPHSIIPLPQSDGERDDVEIIPAGVSRLSRDADRTSTGSTQSTDKESSPAPRGATQSSLPGNNPFERSKAEEEEVEEGFVDPELPYQVGEDGREGDSFNVFPSRADEALKTLAALKQVLVTQLMSQEAAEQTKRSTGARLLRTTSLRTPIDSRARVMVHNGSEKGSTQTEDLAQDLGSGDTGFFDSPDDYAGYLVLEGYGGPGESSTDDDILASTTGKQLSTSQGCATDSGINLRFSSTSQAGSLSSFSRQVLSHLRNLQSNLNYLKEVEAKYNNLIRQRPERSAADTDGNKDKR; from the exons CACTTGTTACACACTCAAACCACATTGAAGTGGTGAAGCTAATCAAAT CGGGCTCATATGTGGCCCTCACGGTGTTGGGGCGCCCTCCAGGGCTCGCCCAGATCCCTTTGTCTGAAGCAGAATCTGAAATGCTGGGCGTTAGCATTTCCTCTCCAAACTCTCCAGCAACCGAACGTCCCTACAGTCCTCAGGACCGCTTCTCTTCTACACAACCACCATGG caggaTGATAATAGCAGTGTCTGCAACCAGAGGGTTGATGCCTTGCAAAGGATGCTCTTGaaagagcagcaggagctgcag GCCATGAAGGAGGAGTACAGCAGGAACCCCTCCCCCAAACTACTGAAAGACATCCAGGAAGctaaaaaacacattcctcaGCTGCAGGGTCAGCTCTTCAAGGCCACTGGGGCAACACAG TTATCTCACAGATTTGGGCCTGGATCTCCAGACAGTATGTGTCTCAGAGACACATCAGGCCCCAGCCCAAAGAGCACGCCCAGGAACAGCTTCAACTCCTGCCACTCCCCAGAGGCAGAGGACACCACTGACCTG GACTCTCTGTCCCCCACCACAGTCAGcagttcctcttcttctcgCCTCGTCTCACAAATCATTGGAGCTGAGGACGACTACTTTGATTCAGACCAGGAACAG ACAAACGGCCAGTGTCACAGCTTTAACAGCATCGAGCAGCTCAAGTCTCGCCCCGCCCACCTCTCAGCCTTCCTTCACCACGTCATCTCTCAGTTTGACCCCGCTCCTGTG CTGTGCTACCTCTATGCTGACCTCTACAAGCAGACCAACTCCAAAGAGACCAGACGGGTGTTCATGGACCTCCACACCTTCTTCATTGACCGGGGAGCA AATTTGAAAGTTGCTGTTCCTGAATCCATCTCTTCCGATCTTG accGACGGCGAACAGAGCTGATCCCAGAGGAAATAAACCGACAACATGTTCAAACACTGCAGGACTCTCTGCTTCCTGACATCCAGAAGAACCTAGAGGATTTCAG GCAGAAGCGCAGTATGGGTCTTACTGTGGCCGAAGCAGAATTGATTAGAGTGGACCAAGAGCGAGTCAGAGACCGGGTCACTCTGGAACGAGAGCGCTCGTGCGCTGAAAACATCATCACCAAGATCGAGGATATCCT ATTAACTACTCagaccacagaggaagagaaatg CACTACAATGCAGTATGTCATCTATACATACATGAAGCACCTTGGTGTGAGGGTCAAGGAACCTCGCAGTCTGGAGTCCAAACGGGTCCGGATCAACTTTCTCCCCAAGATCAAG aaaagcataaagacagaaaaggaaggagaggagaaggtgaaaAAGCCCAGGTTTCCCAGTATCCTTGGACCTCAGCGTCGGCCCAGCCGCGTTGAAGCAGGACCAG TGGGTAAAGCCTTGGATAGTCGCCCCCGACCTCAGAAACAATTGTCTCAGCCTTCATTGGGTGCAACTGAGCACATGGAACCTGGCCGTTTAAGAGGCAGCCAATCAAGCGAGGGCTCTGAACTCACACACTCCATGTCCGTCAACACCTCATCACCAAACAGCACCACCTACAGCTCCGACACAAGCCGAGACGCTGATATAG GTGGAACTCCGACCTCAGGCCCCCACAGGCTGAGTGACGGCCTTCAGTCCGACCCTCTGGATGGGCTGCCATACCCCGCCTCGCACTTTGACCTCTACAGCCTGGACCAACTGCAAGAGGAcgacagagaaagtgaaag AGCCCATGAGGGAACACCAAAGGCAATAAGAAG GCTTGAGGGACTGGGTGCAGCTGATGTACAGAGTGAGGACGACCAGGGAACAGACTCTGAGCATGACCCCCCAAACTGGCAACAGCTGGTGGGACAAGAAGTCCTCGCAGGTCTCCGGCCTCATGAGATCAAGAGACAGGAAGTTATCAATG AGCTGTTCTACACGGAGCGTGCACACGTGCGGATGCTGAGAGTTTTGGACCACGTCTTCTACCAGAAGCTTTCCAAAGAGGGCATCCTCCCTCCTGCTGACATCAAGAACATCTTCACCAACTTGGAGGAGATTCTGCAGCTGCATg TTTCAATACTGGAGCAAATGGCAGCCGTTCGGAAGAGAAATGAGTCCTCAGTAATTGATCAGATAGGAGACGACTTGCTCTCTTGG TTCAgcggtggggaggaggagaagatcaaGCAGGCGGTGGGGACGTTCTGCAGTAACCAGCCGTTTGCTCTGGAGATCATCAAGACCAAGCAGAAGAAAGACTCCAGGTTCACTTCGTTCATCCAG gaggcagagagcaaCCGACTGTGCCGCAGACTGCAGCTCAAAGACATCATTCCTGTGGAGATGCAGCGGCTGACTAAGTACCCTCTTCTACTGGAAAACATCTCCAAGTACACAG ACAACACGGTGGAGAAGGACAAAGTGAAGCAGGCGGCAGACTGTTGTAGGAAGATTCTCAATCACGTCAACCAGGCTGTGAAGGAATCTGAGGACAAGCAG AGGCTGGAGGACTATCAGAGAAGACTGGACCTCTCCTCTCTAAAGCAGACGGACAACCCCATGATCCTGGAGCTAAAG AACCTGGATCTAACCAAGAGAACGATGGTGCACGAGGGGCCGCTGTCATGGAAAGTGAACAAGGACAAGACAATTG AACTGTACACTCTCCTCCTGGAGGACATCCTGGTTCTTCTCCAGAAACAGGACGAGCGTTTGATCCTCAAGTGTCACTGCAAAAACCTGGCAGGCACCGCCGATACCAAACACATATTCAGCCCCATCATCAAACTCAACACTGTGCTGGTGCGCTCCGTGGCCACAG ACAACAAGTCCTTTTTCGTGCTTTCCATGTCAGACAACGGCGCCCAGATCTACGAGCTGATGGCGCCCACAGTCTCAGATCAGAGAAC GTGGCAGCGTCTGATCGTTCAGAGAGCCGATGCCATGAAAGTCAAACCTCACAGCATCATACCGTTACCTCAGAGCGA TGGGGAGAGAGACGACGTGGAGATCATCCCCGCGGGTGTTTCAAGGCTGAGTAGAGATGCAGACCGCACGTCCACCGGCAGCACCCAGTCCACCG ATAAAGAGAGCAGTCCAGCCCCTAGAGGCGCGACACAGAGCTCTCTACCTGGTAATAATCCGTTTGAGAGGTcgaaggcagaggaagaggaggtggaggaagggtTCGTGGACCCAGAGCTTCCTTACCAAGTGGGCGAAGATGGCAGAGAAGGAGACTCGTTTAACGTGTTTCCCTCCAGAGCAGACGAAGCACTGAAAACAT TGGCGGCGTTAAAGCAGGTGTTGGTGACGCAGCTGATGTCCCAGGAGGCCGCAGAGCAAACCAAACGCTCCACGGGGGCTCGTCTCCTCAGGACTACCTCTCTGCGGACCCCCATCGACAGCCGCGCTCGCGTGATGGTCCACAACGGCTCGGAGAAGGgcagcacacagacagaggacCTAGCTCAGGACCTGGGCTCCGGGGACACGGGCTTCTTCGACTCCCCCGACGACTATG CAGGATACCTGGTCCTGGAGGGTTACGGTGGCCCAGGGGAGAGCAGCACGGATGACGACATCTTGGCATCAACCACAGGGAAGCAGCTGAGCACCTCACAAGGCTGCGCCACGGACTCCGGCATCAACTTGAGGTTTTCTTCGACGTCACAGGCCGGCAGCCTCTCCTCGTTCAGCAGACAAGTCCTGTCTCACCTCAGAAACCTCCAGTCCAACCTAAACTATCTGAAG gagGTTGAGGCCAAGTATAATAATCTAATACGCCAAAGGCCAGAGAGGTCAGCAGCAGACACGGATGGAAACAAAG ATAAGAGATAG